The bacterium region TGTTAAAGGAGGCATTTAACATTTCTTCCTTTGAATTTACAAGGGATAGGAAGCTATGTAGTATATAATGAAAATTTCTCCCTTGAAAAATCAGGGGTAGACACAAGGCTTCCGTGAAGTTGGGTTATGGTTAATCGCAGGCTCTCCAAAGCCCATCTTTTGAAAGAAATCTTTGGAAATCTATGTTATGGAGATACAAAGGCAATGCCCTTAAATTCTGGCATAATTGGAAAGAAAAGCTTGCAGGGGTAGACTTGAGCCTTACAAGAAATTTGCCAAAATGATAGACAGGCATATAGATGGGATTATTGCTTATTGTGAAAAAAGAGTTCCTCTTGGCTACATAGAGGGAACTAATCTTAAGGCAAAAAATATTATCAGAAGGGCATATGGTTATAGGGATAAGGAGTATATGAAGCTAAAGATTATTCAAGGATGTTCCTCTATGGGTGTCTTTAAACCCTATCCATACCCTATCCACTATAATCCGGGATGAGCCATATCTTTTCTCCTCATAAATCTCTCGGACACCTATCTGCCAATTTTTAAGATTTTGAATCTCATCAAAAAAGATATATTCTAATCTACCAAAGAGTTGGAGATGAAGGTTAACGAGCTTTCTTAAATTGCTCCCATCAAAATCTAAGAGCTCTGGGGCCTCAAAATCCACATACAGAACATTATTTCTATCTTCAATCCTATTTATCATATCAAAAAGAAGATAGGTCTTTCCAACCCTTCTTGCTCCGATTATTGTAATAACGAACTCTTTGGTAAATTTTATCCCTAATTCCCTGCTAAAGGTCTGGAATCTTCTTTTTTGAAAATCAATTAGATGTTGCTTTATCTCCTCCATATTTCTCCTTAACAGGAAACTTAAATAACCAATTTTTGTTTCCTATAGGAAACATTATATACTAAAGGAATGAATCCTGTCAAGATAATTTATCACACTGATATTACTATATCAAAATGGCAAAATACGGAACAAGGTATTATTCTGCCTATTAGCAGTTTTATTATTTTACTGCAAAATAATTTTTTGTTGCAATTATAAAGGATATTGAATTTGCCTATCTCTGGCAGGAAATACTCATCTTGAGTATTATGGCTCTTTTAATATTTAGGTATCCTCTTTTCATAAATACAGCCTTCTTAAAAAATAAAAACATTTGACAATAAAGCCTGTTTAAGGTAAAATTCATCTTATGAACGCATTAGATATTGTTATTGTTGCCATTTTTTTGATAAGTATATTGATAGGGTTATTAAGGGGAATAACAAGGGAAATATTCTCTTTGCTTTCCATATTCTGTGGAATAATTGTAGCAAGTAGGGGGTATCAAAAATTCTCTCCCTTTTTCTTGAAATACATAAACAATGAGTCATTAGCAAATATAATAAGTTTTGTTGCTGTTTTTCTTATGACAAGCCTCTTTATTTCCCTGATTGGTATATTATTAGAAAAAGTCTTAAAGATTTTACACCTAAGCATATTTGATAGAATTTTTGGTGCTATTTTTGGGGCAATTAGGGGTCTTGTCCTTATAAGCTTACTAGTTATAATTATTGAAAAATTCCCTATTTCGGCAACAGAGAAGCTTGTTCAAAACTCCATCCTTTTCTCCCTTCTTTCTCCATTAAAAGACATCCTTCTTTCCTTATTTCCATTCCAATTCCTTAAAAAATGAAATTAGAAGAAAAAATAGAGAATCTTGGAAGGCTTTTAGACGAACTTGGCATTTCAGAAATATTTATAAAGGAAAAGGATGATTATATAAAGATTGTAAAAAAAGAGAAGGAAATCCCTGAGGAAAAAAAAGAGCCTTGTGTTTATAAAGAGATAATTGCTCCCCTCTCTGGAAGGTTTTATAGGTCGCAAAAACCAGGAGACTCTCCTTATGTTGAAACAGGAGGAATGATAGAACCAGGAAAGACAATTTGTTTAATTGAGGCAATGAAGGTATTTAATGAAATAAAGGCAGAAATTAAGGGAAAAATTGTAAATATTCTTGCCACCGATGGCCATCTTGTAAAGGCAGGGGATATTCTTTTTCTTGTAGAACCAAGTTTATAGGTTTTTTATCCCTTTTCCCCTAATAAATACTACAGTCTTTTGGGAAGGTATATCCACTACCTCTTGTGTTTTTATTATTCTACCTTTTTTTGGCTTTCTTTGGACAACAACAAAGCTTCCAAATCCCCTGATTTCAATCCTTTTCTTTTCTTTAAGAATCTCTGCTATTGCTGAAAAAATCTTATTCACTATAAGGATTGCGTCATCCTTTTTAAAGCCCAGTTTTTCTGCTACTTGCAAACCCAATTCTTTTTTTGTCATTTTGGAAGAATAAGCCCAGCTGATACAACCATTTTAAAGCCTTCATCAAGAGGGATATCTAAATGAATAATATCATCCTCAGAGACAAGGATTAAGAATCCCGAGGCAACACTTAATGGCTTTGGAACATAAATACTAATAAGTTTTTTTCCAGTAAGCTCATCTAATGCCTTTCCTGATTTGGCTGTTACAAAACCAATGGCATATAATCCTTTTCTTGGATACTCAACAAGAGCAACCCTTGTGAACCCCTCAATTGCCTTATTTAAGATAAAAATATCAACAAGCTGTTTTATTGAGGTATAGAAGCTATTTACAACAGGGAGATTCCTCATTAAGCCCTCAACCCATGTAAATATGCCCACCTTTCCTATCTTTGTGGTAATATATCCAGCCATAAGGATAACAAGAATAGTAATAAAAATCCCGGCAAAAAGGTCAAGAAAACCAGACAAAAATCCATATTTTATTCCCAAAGCTCCAGATATGGGCATACTTAAAAGGCTTCTGGTAATCTTTAAAGAAAAAATAAGAATGCCAATCGTTGCTACAATTGGAATAATAGCAATAATCCCTGTAATGAAATATCCCTTTATTCTTGCCATTTTTCTGGAATAATAAGCCCTCCAGATACAACCATCTTAAACCCCTCATCAACGGGAATATCTAGCTGAATAACTTCATCTTCGCAAACCAAAACAAAAAAGCCAGAGGCTAAATCAAATGAGTTTGGAAAATAAACATTTATAAGCCTCTTTCCCGTTTCCTTATCCAAATCCTTTGAAGACTTGGCTGTTACAAAACCAATAGCATAAGTTCCTTCTCTTGGATATTCAACCAACACAACCCTCGTGAACCCTTCAATTGCCTTATTTAGAATAAAGATCTCAACAAGCTGTTTTACTGAGGCATAGATGTTGCTTATAACAGGAACCCTTCCTACTAAATTTTTTATCCATCCAAATATCCCCCTTTTCCCTATTTTTGTAGTAATGTATCCAGTAATAAGGATAACAAAAATTGTAATGAAAACACCAGAGAAAAAGTCAAGAGGTCCAGATAAAAATCTATATTTTATTCCAAAAACCCTGGATATGGGCATACTTAAAAGGCTGTTGACAATCTTTAGAGAAAGAGCAAGGATAGCAATGGTTGAGGCAATAGGGATAACAGCAATAAGCCCTGTAATAAAATATCTTTTTATCTTTGACATTTTAAACATTTAACATTATAATAAAAAATGATTAAGGAAGCAATCTCAAAGGTAATTTTGCAGGAAAATCTAAGTCAAGAGGAAGCCTATAATGTAATGGGAGAGATTATGGATGGCAAATCCAGCGATGCCCAGATTGCCTTGTTTAATTGATTATCCCTAAAGTATGCCTTGCCAAGATTATTTAAGGTAAGCTATTTTCCAATCACCATAGCCTTACAATCAGAGAATTCTCCGGCAGAAAGCTTGTAGAAGTAAAGACCAGAGGATAAGGGTTCTTTATTGTTATTCTTTCCATCAAAGAATATTGCAGAGCCCTCTTTTGCCTTTGTGTATTGTCCTTTCTTTCTAAAGCCTACATCAATTGTTTTTACCTTTTGTCCTAAGATGTTGTAGATTGAAAGGGAAACATAGTTGTCCTCTGCAAGCTTAAATGGAATCCAGGCTGAATTATTTGTTGGATTTGGGAATGATGGAAGGAGTATAGTATTTGGAATAATGGGTGCATCTATCTCTATGGGTTCTTCTTCTACATCTGGCAATTGGTCTCCTGTGCTTGTTCGTTCAATGAACATTGTGTTTCTGTTTGAGGTCTCATCAAAATCAAAGGAGAGGTTTGATTTTCCTTCTGCTTTAACAATGAATGATATTCCTGCCAAGATTCCTCCCTCACTTGTTTCTGGCTTCCTTAGACCAAAGGCATAGTCTATTTTTCCATCTTTTACGCTATTCTTTAGGGTAGATGTAGCTTGGGTTGGCCAATTCCCTGGTTGTAGCTTATCTTCTGTTGGACAAAGGAGGTTTTGGTCATAGGTTAGGTGAATCTCTCCACAAAGGCTATTCTTTGCCTCAGAGATAAGAATATTTAGGGTAATAACATCCCCTGGCTTTGCATTCTCAATTAAGATTGGTTCAAACCTTAAGGCTATATTTCCCGATGATTTTGCTTTAATTGCCCTTATTCCCCTTCCCCTGGTGGTCTGTGTTTCTCCAAAGTTATCCCTAAAGATCATAAAGTCCCAGATGTCAATTACACCATCCTGATTAAAATCACAATTTGGATTATAATTTAAAGAGCCAATGCTTGAGTCAAGGGAATCAGCCAAAGATGGCCAATCTAGGATATTTATCTGTCCATCACCATTTGGGTCTCCGGCAATTAAGGTAATTGTTCCAATGTCTGTGGTATCGTTGAATTGGGTCTTGGTTATTAAAACATCGGTCTTAGTCGCTGGGGTTGCCCCAGGGTAGGTAAAGGCTAGGGTATAGGTTCCTACCGGGATATTTTGGAAGATAAAGTAAGAATCAATATTTGTTGTTTTGGTTTCTCCGGTTTCAACCAATCTTACTAATATTCCTGCTTGTCTTTGTGCCTCTGTTCCTTTGTCAATCAGGCATAACCCTGAGATGCTTCCAAATCTCCTTAAAGAATGAGCTTTAAAAATAATGGGTGAACCAGAAAGGCTAGGATTTCTTGCCTCAATAGTATAGGTTCCTGGTGGTTCTGTTCCTAAGGTAAGGTAGGTTGCCGATGTTCCATTTAGGTTTGTTAGGGTTTGTGTAGCTGATAGGCTAAATCCTGATGCACCATTTGGATTTTCTGTAATTAGCCAATCTATTGAGACATCAAGACAAGGGTTATGATAAAAATCTTCTACCTTACAAACAAATGGGTCTGCTAAGGTTTCTTGGCAATTTTGGGTTTGATTATTGCCTGAGACATAAATAAAGCTGGTTGGTGTTCCAGGGGTTATAATTACGCTTGTTGTTCCAATTAAACTTAAGAATTCACCTTGGATGGTGTATGTTCCAATATAATGTGCCTCAAAGGAATTAGTGGTAAAGCTTCCTCCTCCATTTGAGGTAAATGTTGTTGAGCCGGTAACATCTACATTTGATGCTCCACATTGGGCAAAACAAGAATAAGGTTGTGTCTCTCCTGCTTTAATGCTTTTATTTTCTGGATAAACCCTGATTGATTCGGCAATATAGAATAAGCCTTCATCCTTATTAAAGGGAATAGATTGGCTCATTACATTTGCCAGGATTGTATTGTTCCCAAATTTTAAGGTAGATGTTCCAGCTTCTTTTCCTTTAAAGCGAGCTGAGAATAAAATACCAGAACCAGAGGCAGAGCCAGTGAATAATCCCGCAAAGTAATAGATACAACCTGATGTATTTGTGTTATAGCTATTCATTGCCGAGGGAGGGAAAGAGCCAGGGGTAATATTTCTAACCTCTAATACACCTGGGTCAAATAAAAGATAAACCTGGGCAGCAGCAAGCTCTCTTACATCATCTATTCTTACATCCACATTGAATTCATCATTCTTTGCAATGATTTTAGATTGGGGGATAACCCTTAAGAAGGTGGGAGGAAGAAGATAAAATGTTGTGGTGGCATAGTTTCCATAGCTATCTGTGGCAGTAATAAGCTTTGTCCCAGGGGGTTGGGTGCTTACGACAAAGGTTGTTGAGAAGGTGCCAATGTTGCTTGATTGGGTGGTGGTGATGGTAGGCTGGGTGCCGAAGGAAATGGAAATATGGGTTTGTGTGGCAAAGCCAAAGCCTTCAACAGTTATCATTGTCCCAATTAAACCTGAATTTGGAATAACTGAAATGTTTGGTCCGGTAAAGGTTCCTAGAAGATAAGGTCTATATTCAACCCAATCACTTACCATATCCCCCATTCCAATGGGATTTGAAGTGCCATGATATGGTCCAGAACTTGCTCCCCACCAATTGCAAATAGCAGAAATTGTTCCTGATGTCCCATCATGATAGACACCATAGCCTTTAGTTAAATCGCCATTTTTGTTGCCTAAGAGGTTGTTGTAATGGATTGTTGGAAAAGAATTTAAAATAGAGTATATACCACAGCCAATGCCTCCAGAGCCACCTGAACCAAGCCAGCCACCAGCTGGTCCTCCTTGACCTCCTTGATTATTTGATATGCTATTTCCAGAGATTGTATTAGTGCTTAAATTTGAAAGATAAATCCCACATCCAATGCCTCCAGAGCCACCTGATCCCTGGGTGCCACCTGTTCCTCCCCTCCCTCCCGTGTTATTTAATATTGTATTTTGTGCTAATGTATTGTTTGTTGATTGATAAAGATAGATTCCAGCTCCAATTCCACCAGGGCCACCTGAACGCCAATAGCCACCTGCTCCTCCCTGACCTCCAATATTTCCTGATATTGTATTTCCTGAGATTATATTATTGCTTGAATTTGAAAGATAAATCCCACAGCCAATACCACCCAAGCCACCTGAACCATGGTAACCACCTGTTCCTCCTTGACCTCCTGTGCTGTTTGATATTGTATTTTGTGTAATTGTACCATTTGTTGATGTTCCAAGATATATTCCAACTCCAATACCACCAGCGCCACCTGAATTCTCACAGCTGCCGGTTATTCCATTCTGGCCAATTCCACCAGAAATTGTGTTATTTCTTATGGTAAAATTAGAGCAATTGATTAAGACAATCCTTCCTAGGTTTGTTGCACCTGCACCAGCTGATGTTAATGTTTAACTTTCAATGGTTATGCCTGATTGGTTATAGTAATAATGAATTGGCTCAGTGTTGTATGTATTTGTAATTGTAATTGTATTATTATAAGAATTTGGCTCAATATATATTCCATAACCCTGGCCAGAAGCACCACCTGATGAACCTTGAAAACCACTTCCTCCTTGACCTCCTGGGTTATTTGAAATTGTATTTCCCAAGATTGTATTATTTGTTGAATTTGAAAGACAGATTCCTATGCCAATGCCACCAGAGCCACCTGAACCACCCCCGTTGCCACCTGTTCCTCCTTGGCCTCCTATGCTGTTTGATATGGTATTTCCTGAGATTGTATTATTGCTTGAATTTGAAAAATAAATCCCACAGCCAATGCCTCCAGAGCCACCTGAACCAGCCCAGCCACCTGCTCCTCCCTGACCTCCTTGATTATTTTTAATTGTATTTGTTCCAATGATGCTATTATTTGAATTTGAAAGATAGATTCCACAACCTGTTTGTTGTAGTTGTGAAACCCATCCATCATCCCCTTTATTATCATGAATAAAATTATTTGTAATCGCAATTTTAGAAGCATTTTCCAAACAAGCTGCCTGCTTTGCGTAGCCTATATCGCAATATTTAATTTGACTTCCATTTGCTCCGCTTCCAGATAGCTTAATCCATTTCCAATGCCCAGGTGTATGGATTGCCTGGTCAGAGGTAAATGTAATTGTGCCAAGGGGTGTACCTATTGCATTTAATGTGCCATAGCATATTAAAGATGTATTTGTTGCAAACCTTACCTCAACATTTGGATCAATTGTAAGGCTTGTTCCATTTTGCACAGTTGCATCGGCAGTAACGATATACGGACTTCCAGCCGTTGTCCAATTTCCCGAGACATTACCGCTTACATAGGTCTCTGCCCAGGCTATTTTGCAAACCCAAAATCCCAAAGCCATCAAAATCCCAAAGATTGACTTTCTCATTTTTAAACCTCCTTAAAATAGCAGGCTCACTTGCCCTGCTTTGATTTTATATAAAAACCTTTGAGGGTGGTTAGGTCTACCCCCCCCCCCTTATCATTTTATAATTTTTCAAAATTCTCATCTTAATTTAAGCATAACATAATTTACAAAACAATTTTGCAAGAAAAAAATTTTAATGTAAAATTTTACCTTTAAACATCGTAAAAAAGAATAACAACCCACTCAATTCTTGTCAAGAATTTTCTTTTTGCATTCCAAAAAATACTTTTCTCATTCATTTCTAGTCTCTTTAATGACAGATCTAATCCTCTCTGCTTCCTTTTCTTTTCCTATAAGAGTATAAGCTATAGCATAGTTTTTGAAGGTGATTTGACTTCGCCAGTCTTTATATCTTCCCAACCCTCTAATTTTGTATGAAATATCAGGAATACCTTCATTTCCTGAGGCGGCTTTAAAAAACAAGCCGTTTGGGATAAGCCTCCATGAATTGATATACTCAGGCTCCTCAATATAGATGGAGTGAGAATTGATGTTACGCAAGATAAGGCTATAGAGATAATCGCTTAGATTGATTGTATAACCAATGGCAGAAACAGAGAAGGAAAATTCATCTTTATAAACTTTCTGGAGAAAGGAGTTATACCAGGGATACTTAAGAAATGGAAGTGAAATATGGATTAAATCGGCTCTTTTTCTCAATACATTATTGAGATAAAGGAGGGGGAAGCCTGTATTATCACCGCATTCAAGGATAATTGGATTTGATTTAAATGTCATTAGGACATTATTCCCTAAATCATAGGCAAGGTAGTAAAAGGTTCTGTTATTATAATTATAATTTTTGCTTATCGGAAGGAAGATAAGAAATAAGGAGAGATAGAGCAAAATAGAAAACCTTCTTATAAGAAAAAGACCAATCCCAATAAAAATGGAGAGGATAATAAATGATGGAATATAGTAATCTTCAATATTTGGAATATCGTAGCTTACCGAATAAAGGATATTGGAGAAGATAATAAAAAAGAAGAATGTAAAAAGAAGTCTTTTCTTAAAAAGAACGAAAAGCCCAAAGAGAGCGATAATAAGAAGAATATTAAACTGGTGGGGAAGAAAATTAAGCTGGTTTATTAGATGGGATAATATTACCTTGGGAGAGCTTGTAAAATAGGATTTATAATGCCTGGCTGTAATGTGGTTTATAAATTTTTCTGTTGTATCCGGATCACCCCAATTAAGTACAGGCTCCTGACTCGCCCTTAAGGGAAGATAAGCCCATAAAGTAAGAGGTAAGAGGAAAAAGAAGACAGAAGACAGAAGACAGAAGACAGAATCTGATTGTAATTTCTTTTTGCCTTTTCCTCTATTTTTTATCAATGTAGCAAGGATAAAGAAAACACTTGCCGGCACAAGGTAGATTGTTTGGAAGTGATGGGTAAAGGATAGGCCTAAGATAAAGGAAAACAAATAAAGAAATTTTAAATTGTAAATTGTAAATT contains the following coding sequences:
- a CDS encoding transposase is translated as MIDRHIDGIIAYCEKRVPLGYIEGTNLKAKNIIRRAYGYRDKEYMKLKIIQGCSSMGVFKPYPYPIHYNPG
- a CDS encoding AAA family ATPase, giving the protein MEEIKQHLIDFQKRRFQTFSRELGIKFTKEFVITIIGARRVGKTYLLFDMINRIEDRNNVLYVDFEAPELLDFDGSNLRKLVNLHLQLFGRLEYIFFDEIQNLKNWQIGVREIYEEKRYGSSRIIVDRVWIGFKDTHRGTSLNNL
- a CDS encoding CvpA family protein yields the protein MNALDIVIVAIFLISILIGLLRGITREIFSLLSIFCGIIVASRGYQKFSPFFLKYINNESLANIISFVAVFLMTSLFISLIGILLEKVLKILHLSIFDRIFGAIFGAIRGLVLISLLVIIIEKFPISATEKLVQNSILFSLLSPLKDILLSLFPFQFLKK
- a CDS encoding biotin/lipoyl-containing protein, whose translation is MKLEEKIENLGRLLDELGISEIFIKEKDDYIKIVKKEKEIPEEKKEPCVYKEIIAPLSGRFYRSQKPGDSPYVETGGMIEPGKTICLIEAMKVFNEIKAEIKGKIVNILATDGHLVKAGDILFLVEPSL
- a CDS encoding HU family DNA-binding protein; this encodes MTKKELGLQVAEKLGFKKDDAILIVNKIFSAIAEILKEKKRIEIRGFGSFVVVQRKPKKGRIIKTQEVVDIPSQKTVVFIRGKGIKNL
- a CDS encoding DUF502 domain-containing protein, which produces MARIKGYFITGIIAIIPIVATIGILIFSLKITRSLLSMPISGALGIKYGFLSGFLDLFAGIFITILVILMAGYITTKIGKVGIFTWVEGLMRNLPVVNSFYTSIKQLVDIFILNKAIEGFTRVALVEYPRKGLYAIGFVTAKSGKALDELTGKKLISIYVPKPLSVASGFLILVSEDDIIHLDIPLDEGFKMVVSAGLILPK
- a CDS encoding DUF502 domain-containing protein, which gives rise to MFKMSKIKRYFITGLIAVIPIASTIAILALSLKIVNSLLSMPISRVFGIKYRFLSGPLDFFSGVFITIFVILITGYITTKIGKRGIFGWIKNLVGRVPVISNIYASVKQLVEIFILNKAIEGFTRVVLVEYPREGTYAIGFVTAKSSKDLDKETGKRLINVYFPNSFDLASGFFVLVCEDEVIQLDIPVDEGFKMVVSGGLIIPEKWQE
- a CDS encoding cohesin domain-containing protein, whose amino-acid sequence is MGGIGCGIYLSNSSNNIISGNTISGNIGGQGGAGGYWRSGGPGGIGAGIYLYQSTNNTLAQNTILNNTGGRGGTGGTQGSGGSGGIGCGIYLSNLSTNTISGNSISNNQGGQGGPAGGWLGSGGSGGIGCGIYSILNSFPTIHYNNLLGNKNGDLTKGYGVYHDGTSGTISAICNWWGASSGPYHGTSNPIGMGDMVSDWVEYRPYLLGTFTGPNISVIPNSGLIGTMITVEGFGFATQTHISISFGTQPTITTTQSSNIGTFSTTFVVSTQPPGTKLITATDSYGNYATTTFYLLPPTFLRVIPQSKIIAKNDEFNVDVRIDDVRELAAAQVYLLFDPGVLEVRNITPGSFPPSAMNSYNTNTSGCIYYFAGLFTGSASGSGILFSARFKGKEAGTSTLKFGNNTILANVMSQSIPFNKDEGLFYIAESIRVYPENKSIKAGETQPYSCFAQCGASNVDVTGSTTFTSNGGGSFTTNSFEAHYIGTYTIQGEFLSLIGTTSVIITPGTPTSFIYVSGNNQTQNCQETLADPFVCKVEDFYHNPCLDVSIDWLITENPNGASGFSLSATQTLTNLNGTSATYLTLGTEPPGTYTIEARNPSLSGSPIIFKAHSLRRFGSISGLCLIDKGTEAQRQAGILVRLVETGETKTTNIDSYFIFQNIPVGTYTLAFTYPGATPATKTDVLITKTQFNDTTDIGTITLIAGDPNGDGQINILDWPSLADSLDSSIGSLNYNPNCDFNQDGVIDIWDFMIFRDNFGETQTTRGRGIRAIKAKSSGNIALRFEPILIENAKPGDVITLNILISEAKNSLCGEIHLTYDQNLLCPTEDKLQPGNWPTQATSTLKNSVKDGKIDYAFGLRKPETSEGGILAGISFIVKAEGKSNLSFDFDETSNRNTMFIERTSTGDQLPDVEEEPIEIDAPIIPNTILLPSFPNPTNNSAWIPFKLAEDNYVSLSIYNILGQKVKTIDVGFRKKGQYTKAKEGSAIFFDGKNNNKEPLSSGLYFYKLSAGEFSDCKAMVIGK
- a CDS encoding right-handed parallel beta-helix repeat-containing protein, with product MRKSIFGILMALGFWVCKIAWAETYVSGNVSGNWTTAGSPYIVTADATVQNGTSLTIDPNVEVRFATNTSLICYGTLNAIGTPLGTITFTSDQAIHTPGHWKWIKLSGSGANGSQIKYCDIGYAKQAACLENASKIAITNNFIHDNKGDDGWVSQLQQTGCGIYLSNSNNSIIGTNTIKNNQGGQGGAGGWAGSGGSGGIGCGIYFSNSSNNTISGNTISNSIGGQGGTGGNGGGSGGSGGIGIGICLSNSTNNTILGNTISNNPGGQGGSGFQGSSGGASGQGYGIYIEPNSYNNTITITNTYNTEPIHYYYNQSGITIES
- a CDS encoding DUF2723 domain-containing protein; this translates as MKSKDEPLIPFKTIDYIFGILVLFVSFGVYLHTLTPTVGFHDSGELISVAYTLGIAHPPGYPLYTLLGKVFITLIPIGNIAFRMNMQSALFASLCVMMTYFITLRLTSLIIPSIVASLTLAFSLTFWEQAVIAEKYTLNALFATLIIFILLKWEENLKFTIYNLKFLYLFSFILGLSFTHHFQTIYLVPASVFFILATLIKNRGKGKKKLQSDSVFCLLSSVFFFLLPLTLWAYLPLRASQEPVLNWGDPDTTEKFINHITARHYKSYFTSSPKVILSHLINQLNFLPHQFNILLIIALFGLFVLFKKRLLFTFFFFIIFSNILYSVSYDIPNIEDYYIPSFIILSIFIGIGLFLIRRFSILLYLSLFLIFLPISKNYNYNNRTFYYLAYDLGNNVLMTFKSNPIILECGDNTGFPLLYLNNVLRKRADLIHISLPFLKYPWYNSFLQKVYKDEFSFSVSAIGYTINLSDYLYSLILRNINSHSIYIEEPEYINSWRLIPNGLFFKAASGNEGIPDISYKIRGLGRYKDWRSQITFKNYAIAYTLIGKEKEAERIRSVIKETRNE